Proteins found in one Nocardia brasiliensis ATCC 700358 genomic segment:
- a CDS encoding gluconokinase, with protein sequence MGVSGSGKSTVGRELAATLDVPYAEGDEFHPAANVAKMAAGVPLDDADRAPWLDAVAAWLAEHVDRGGVITCSALKRAYRDRLRAAAPSAFFLHLSAPRAELAHRMTERSGHFMPASLLDSQLAALEPLGTDERGTVVDATRPAPELARAAAAALRGDAAR encoded by the coding sequence ATGGGGGTGTCGGGTTCCGGCAAATCGACCGTCGGGCGGGAACTCGCCGCGACCCTGGACGTGCCCTACGCCGAAGGCGACGAATTCCATCCCGCCGCGAACGTCGCCAAGATGGCGGCCGGTGTCCCGCTCGACGACGCGGACCGGGCGCCCTGGCTGGACGCCGTCGCGGCGTGGCTGGCCGAGCACGTCGACCGCGGCGGCGTCATCACCTGTTCGGCACTGAAACGCGCCTACCGCGACCGCCTCCGCGCCGCCGCCCCCTCCGCATTCTTCCTGCACCTGTCCGCACCCCGCGCCGAACTCGCCCACCGAATGACCGAGCGCAGCGGACATTTCATGCCCGCCAGCCTCCTGGACTCCCAACTCGCCGCCCTCGAGCCGCTGGGCACCGACGAGCGCGGCACCGTGGTCGACGCAACCCGCCCCGCCCCCGAACTGGCCCGTGCCGCGGCCGCGGCATTGCGCGGTGACGCGGCACGCTGA
- a CDS encoding serine/threonine-protein kinase: MRPLDADDPARIGEYRLLGVLGAGGMGRVYLGRNAGGRTVAVKVIRPDLVGDNEFRVRFGREVAAARRVGGKFTAPVLDADVHANPPWLATGYVAGFSLTEAVETYGPFTENSLLVLAHGLAEALLAVHGAGLVHRDLKPSNVLLALDGPKVIDFGIARAIEDSRLTTTGKVIGSPGFMCPEQVTGATFGPAGDVFALGGVLVFAATGQGPFGVGEMVQLLWRVVYEEPHLEGVPERLRPLVAACLTKDPAARPTPERLLAELTDIGLPARGGWLPGPALEEVSRRAVELLDLDSGPFDVPHSLAAPATETARTADTLVRPGTGPNARTVTSAPGTEPRNVTPRSWWQGAPDPGPQAGFPPAYGHGPQDDSGRPHDAHQPAVAAPAPSRRPTRRRTALIAAAVVVCLAVALGAFAITTYVNRTPAEPNATATDAPSEPGAELPGAYVGEWQGVAKDTLGTYDIVLTLQAGVIGDQVGSSSNTGRVAGLTCGRTETLTAVESDKITLTAQLAADSGLCNDEGATSELTVQPDGSLSYRTRGVLGDMVGSLTRTP; this comes from the coding sequence ATGCGACCGCTCGACGCGGACGATCCTGCGCGGATCGGTGAGTACCGGCTGCTCGGCGTGCTCGGTGCGGGCGGGATGGGCCGGGTGTATCTGGGCCGCAACGCCGGCGGTCGTACCGTCGCGGTCAAGGTGATCCGGCCGGACCTGGTCGGCGACAACGAGTTCCGGGTGCGGTTCGGTCGCGAGGTCGCCGCGGCGCGGCGGGTCGGCGGCAAGTTCACCGCGCCGGTGCTCGACGCCGACGTGCACGCGAACCCGCCGTGGCTGGCCACAGGCTACGTGGCCGGATTCTCGCTGACCGAGGCGGTCGAGACGTACGGTCCGTTCACCGAGAACTCGCTGCTGGTGCTCGCGCACGGGCTGGCCGAGGCGTTGCTCGCGGTGCACGGGGCCGGTCTGGTGCACCGCGACCTCAAACCGTCCAACGTGCTGCTCGCGCTCGACGGACCCAAGGTGATCGATTTCGGTATCGCGCGCGCGATCGAGGACAGCAGGCTCACCACCACGGGCAAGGTCATCGGCTCCCCCGGCTTCATGTGCCCCGAGCAGGTGACGGGCGCGACGTTCGGCCCCGCGGGCGACGTGTTCGCGCTCGGCGGCGTGCTGGTGTTCGCGGCGACCGGCCAAGGGCCGTTCGGGGTCGGCGAAATGGTGCAGCTGCTGTGGCGCGTGGTGTACGAAGAGCCGCACCTCGAGGGGGTACCGGAGCGGCTGCGCCCGCTCGTCGCGGCCTGCCTCACCAAGGATCCCGCCGCCCGCCCGACGCCCGAGCGACTGCTCGCGGAACTGACCGACATCGGCTTGCCCGCGCGCGGCGGCTGGCTGCCCGGCCCCGCGCTGGAGGAGGTGAGCCGACGAGCCGTCGAACTGCTCGATCTCGATTCGGGCCCCTTTGACGTGCCCCACTCGCTCGCCGCGCCGGCGACGGAGACCGCGCGGACCGCCGACACGCTCGTGCGTCCGGGCACGGGACCGAACGCGCGGACCGTCACCAGTGCTCCGGGCACCGAGCCCCGGAACGTCACGCCACGCTCCTGGTGGCAGGGCGCGCCGGACCCCGGCCCGCAGGCTGGTTTCCCGCCCGCGTACGGCCATGGGCCGCAGGATGACTCAGGCCGCCCGCACGACGCTCACCAGCCGGCCGTCGCCGCACCGGCACCGTCGCGTCGGCCCACCCGTCGCCGCACGGCGCTCATCGCCGCCGCCGTCGTGGTCTGCCTCGCGGTGGCACTCGGCGCGTTCGCGATCACGACCTACGTCAACCGAACCCCGGCCGAGCCGAACGCCACCGCCACCGACGCGCCGAGCGAGCCGGGCGCCGAACTGCCGGGCGCCTACGTCGGCGAATGGCAGGGCGTCGCGAAAGACACCCTCGGCACCTACGACATCGTCCTGACATTGCAGGCGGGCGTGATCGGCGATCAGGTCGGCAGTTCGTCCAACACCGGCCGGGTCGCCGGACTCACCTGTGGCCGCACCGAAACCCTCACCGCGGTGGAATCGGACAAGATCACCCTCACCGCGCAGCTCGCCGCGGACAGCGGTCTCTGCAACGACGAGGGCGCCACCTCGGAATTGACGGTGCAGCCGGACGGGTCGCTGTCCTATCGCACCCGCGGCGTTCTCGGCGATATGGTGGGCAGCCTCACCAGAACGCCCTGA
- a CDS encoding M50 family metallopeptidase, producing MDRAEWVERGSSIADRLTTTQAQPPWWLVAGAAAVALVLVGYTPLWRFTRNIVTIAHEGGHALVALLTGRKLNSIRLHSDTSGLTVSSGKPYGLGMILTTMAGYPAPPLLGLGFAALLGASRITLMLWTAIVLLAGVLIMTRNIYGMLTVFAVGATVFAVSWFGTDTLQAGFAYLGAWFLLFAGARPVLELQRGRSRQLRSRHQQDVASDADQLARLTHLPGLLWVGLFGVIAVGSLVLGAGLLISDTSGVCVPVLSGGTCPAPQ from the coding sequence GTGGACAGAGCCGAATGGGTCGAGCGTGGCAGCTCCATCGCCGACCGCCTGACGACAACCCAAGCCCAGCCGCCGTGGTGGCTGGTCGCCGGCGCCGCCGCGGTGGCACTGGTCCTGGTCGGCTACACGCCCCTATGGCGGTTCACCCGGAATATCGTCACCATCGCGCACGAGGGCGGGCACGCGCTCGTCGCGCTGCTCACCGGCCGCAAGCTGAACAGCATCCGATTGCATTCGGACACTTCGGGTCTCACCGTATCCAGCGGAAAACCGTACGGGCTCGGCATGATTCTGACGACGATGGCGGGTTATCCCGCGCCGCCGCTGCTCGGCCTCGGCTTCGCCGCGCTGCTCGGCGCGAGCCGGATCACCCTGATGCTGTGGACCGCGATCGTGCTGCTGGCCGGCGTGCTGATCATGACCCGCAACATCTACGGCATGCTCACCGTTTTCGCGGTGGGCGCCACCGTTTTCGCGGTGTCCTGGTTCGGAACCGACACGCTGCAAGCAGGTTTCGCGTATCTCGGCGCGTGGTTCCTGCTGTTCGCCGGGGCCCGGCCGGTACTCGAGTTGCAGCGGGGGCGTTCGCGGCAGTTGCGCAGCCGGCATCAGCAGGATGTCGCCTCCGACGCCGACCAGCTCGCCCGGCTGACCCACCTGCCGGGGCTGCTGTGGGTGGGCTTGTTCGGGGTGATCGCGGTGGGCTCGCTGGTGCTCGGCGCGGGCCTGCTGATCTCCGATACCTCCGGCGTCTGCGTGCCGGTGCTGTCCGGCGGGACGTGTCCGGCGCCGCAGTAA
- a CDS encoding type 1 glutamine amidotransferase domain-containing protein: MPDDLNGTRVLVITSNTGVERDELLVPLEQLKGKGASVVHAAPETDEVQTFQHDTEKDEAVRPDTALSEVSADDFDVLVVPGGTVNADKLRAESRAVELAKEFAAAGKPIAAICHGPWLLVEAELTPDKTLTSYSSLRTDVTNAGGRWVDEPVVRSPENGWLLITSRNPGDLDDFCRAIAEELVAVS; this comes from the coding sequence ATGCCGGACGACCTGAATGGGACGCGCGTACTGGTCATCACCTCGAACACCGGTGTGGAGCGGGACGAACTGCTCGTTCCGCTGGAGCAGCTCAAAGGCAAAGGCGCGAGCGTGGTGCACGCGGCGCCGGAGACCGACGAGGTGCAGACCTTCCAGCACGACACGGAAAAGGACGAAGCCGTGCGACCGGACACCGCGCTGTCCGAGGTGTCGGCCGACGATTTCGACGTGCTGGTGGTGCCCGGCGGCACGGTCAACGCGGACAAACTGCGCGCCGAAAGCCGTGCGGTCGAGCTGGCCAAGGAGTTCGCCGCGGCCGGGAAACCGATCGCCGCGATCTGTCACGGACCGTGGCTGCTCGTCGAGGCGGAACTCACCCCGGACAAGACCCTGACGTCGTATTCGTCCCTGCGCACCGACGTGACCAACGCTGGCGGCCGCTGGGTGGACGAGCCGGTGGTGCGCTCGCCGGAGAACGGCTGGCTGCTGATCACCTCGCGCAATCCGGGCGACCTCGATGACTTCTGCCGGGCGATCGCCGAGGAGCTCGTCGCGGTTTCCTGA
- a CDS encoding universal stress protein yields MSEYASIPSYRSIIVGIDGTPRSLRTVETAARLARDAHATLTVTCAYPELPPTERAMINDLLDSDSYSVLPAAAVDELLKDAAAHVDDQGSEPAVQYAVRGGPAEALLSIANHVSADLIVVGSGDFASPFGRFLRAFPAEIARRAHSDVLIIKSANP; encoded by the coding sequence GTGTCCGAATACGCTTCGATCCCGAGTTACCGTTCCATCATCGTCGGCATCGACGGCACGCCACGATCCTTACGCACCGTGGAGACCGCCGCCCGATTAGCCAGGGACGCGCACGCCACCTTGACGGTGACCTGCGCCTACCCGGAACTCCCGCCGACCGAGCGGGCCATGATCAACGACCTGCTCGACTCCGACAGCTACAGCGTGCTGCCCGCCGCGGCCGTCGACGAGCTGCTGAAGGACGCCGCGGCGCACGTCGACGACCAGGGCAGCGAACCGGCGGTCCAGTACGCGGTGCGCGGCGGCCCGGCCGAGGCGCTGCTCTCGATCGCCAACCACGTCAGCGCGGACCTGATCGTCGTCGGCAGCGGCGACTTCGCCTCGCCGTTCGGGCGTTTCCTGCGGGCCTTCCCCGCCGAGATCGCCCGCCGGGCGCACTCCGATGTGCTGATCATCAAATCCGCCAACCCGTGA
- a CDS encoding adenylate/guanylate cyclase domain-containing protein: MIIELVLAVVAALEAAGLVVLFVLLRRSRRELDELQRKIEARQLLRISGREAVKTVWDTANLLRKKGFRGAVLTSIEDLAGWAQVERPDLARLTPDGHVVITFSDIEGSTALNERLGDQAWVKLLDRHDRLIRKYVSKHDGHIVKSQGDGFMIAFAEPEQAVRCGLDVQHALGNGSKLSGREHVRVRIGIHMGTSVRRGDDLFGRNVAMAARVAGQADGGEILISEPVRDAVTDEPDITITAHREVELKGLHGKHTLYAVERTTP; the protein is encoded by the coding sequence ATGATTATCGAGCTCGTCCTCGCGGTTGTCGCCGCGCTCGAAGCTGCCGGTCTGGTCGTGCTGTTCGTGCTGCTGCGGCGCAGTCGGCGCGAACTCGACGAACTACAACGCAAGATCGAGGCCAGGCAGCTGCTGCGGATCAGCGGGCGCGAAGCCGTCAAGACGGTCTGGGACACGGCGAACCTGTTGCGCAAGAAGGGGTTCCGCGGCGCCGTCCTCACCTCGATCGAAGACCTGGCGGGGTGGGCGCAGGTCGAGCGACCGGATCTGGCGCGGCTGACCCCCGACGGGCACGTGGTGATCACCTTCTCCGATATCGAAGGCTCCACCGCCCTCAACGAACGTCTCGGTGACCAAGCGTGGGTGAAACTGCTCGACCGGCACGACCGGTTGATCCGCAAGTATGTGAGCAAACACGACGGGCACATCGTGAAGAGCCAGGGCGACGGCTTCATGATCGCGTTCGCCGAGCCCGAACAAGCGGTGCGGTGCGGCCTGGACGTGCAGCACGCGCTCGGCAACGGCAGCAAACTCAGTGGGCGCGAACATGTTCGAGTCCGAATCGGCATCCACATGGGCACCTCGGTGCGTCGCGGCGACGACCTCTTCGGCCGCAACGTCGCCATGGCGGCCCGCGTCGCCGGCCAAGCCGACGGCGGCGAAATCCTGATCAGCGAACCGGTCCGCGACGCCGTCACCGACGAACCCGACATCACCATCACAGCCCACCGCGAAGTCGAACTGAAAGGCCTGCACGGCAAACACACCCTCTACGCCGTCGAACGCACGACCCCGTAG
- a CDS encoding ADP-ribosylglycohydrolase family protein: MPSTLDATRDSLDGLSVGDALGAQFFVPGRSLSELRAGKPPSGPWQWTDDTEMACSVYTEIRERGHIDRDALAALFAERCEPYRGYSGGTVAVLHRIRDGEPWAEVAGGLYDGRGSWGNGAAMRVAPLGAYFAGQPERAAEQAALSAEVTHRHPEAIVGAMVVAVAASHAAATRGNHCPPSELLEAIEPYLVAGRTAAGIHRARTLLGRSVAEAAYELGNGAQVSAQDTVPFTLWAAASHLDDYPGAITACIEAGGDADTTAAIVGGIVAARTGTGTGTRGLTRGIPEPWLASREPLPPWV; encoded by the coding sequence ATGCCGTCGACTCTTGATGCCACGCGGGACAGCCTCGATGGACTGTCCGTAGGGGACGCGCTGGGCGCGCAGTTCTTCGTACCGGGCCGCTCCCTTTCCGAACTCCGCGCGGGCAAGCCGCCGAGCGGTCCGTGGCAATGGACCGACGACACCGAAATGGCGTGCTCGGTATACACCGAAATTCGCGAGCGCGGGCACATCGATCGGGATGCGCTGGCCGCGCTGTTCGCCGAACGGTGCGAACCATACCGCGGCTACAGCGGCGGCACAGTCGCTGTGCTGCACCGGATTCGGGACGGCGAGCCGTGGGCCGAGGTAGCAGGCGGGCTCTACGACGGGCGCGGATCCTGGGGCAACGGCGCCGCCATGCGGGTCGCACCCCTCGGCGCGTACTTCGCGGGACAGCCGGAACGCGCGGCGGAGCAGGCCGCACTGTCGGCGGAGGTGACCCACCGGCATCCGGAAGCGATCGTCGGCGCCATGGTGGTCGCCGTAGCGGCGAGCCACGCGGCGGCCACGCGCGGAAATCACTGCCCGCCAAGCGAATTACTGGAGGCGATCGAGCCCTACCTGGTCGCGGGCCGGACTGCGGCCGGTATCCACCGAGCACGAACGCTGCTGGGCCGATCGGTGGCCGAGGCAGCGTACGAACTCGGCAACGGCGCACAGGTGAGCGCCCAGGACACCGTGCCGTTCACCCTGTGGGCCGCCGCATCCCATCTCGACGACTACCCCGGCGCGATCACGGCCTGCATCGAAGCGGGCGGCGACGCCGACACCACCGCGGCCATCGTCGGCGGGATCGTCGCGGCACGCACCGGCACCGGCACCGGCACCCGAGGACTTACCCGTGGAATCCCTGAGCCCTGGCTCGCATCCCGCGAACCATTGCCTCCCTGGGTCTGA
- a CDS encoding hydroxylase, translating to MGKVLERIEQYADEIRAAGAEGDKLMRLTDSSAKRLRETGAIRMLQPKQYGGLEVHPREFAETTMAIGAMDGATGWVTGIVGVHPWELAFFDPKAQDEVWAKDPDTWMASPYAPMGVATPTEGGYRLSGRWSFSSGTDHCQWVMIGAAVGDPDGKRVLPPQILHVLLPRADYEIDQDSWDVVGLRGTGSKDLIVANAFVPAYRTIDAAKVFDGTAPKEAGRGETLYNFPFSCIFPLGITSSLIGIAEGALACHIAAQKSRVAITGVPIKDDPYVLYAIGDAAAEIAASRAALLDTVDRFWDMVEQGREVSFELRAIGRRTQTAAAWRAVRAVDEIFARSGGGALQMKTPLQRFWRDAHAGLSHAIHVPGSIFHSSALTQLGGEPQGIHRAMI from the coding sequence GTGGGGAAGGTACTGGAGCGCATCGAGCAGTACGCGGACGAGATCCGGGCGGCAGGCGCCGAGGGCGACAAGCTCATGCGTTTGACCGATTCGTCGGCCAAGCGGCTGCGCGAGACCGGGGCGATCCGCATGCTGCAGCCGAAGCAGTACGGCGGGCTGGAGGTGCACCCGCGCGAATTCGCCGAGACCACCATGGCGATCGGCGCGATGGACGGCGCGACCGGCTGGGTCACCGGCATTGTCGGCGTACACCCGTGGGAACTCGCCTTCTTCGACCCCAAGGCACAGGACGAGGTCTGGGCCAAGGATCCCGATACCTGGATGGCGTCGCCGTACGCGCCGATGGGGGTCGCGACGCCGACCGAGGGCGGATACCGGCTCAGCGGCCGCTGGTCGTTCTCTTCCGGCACCGATCACTGCCAGTGGGTGATGATCGGTGCCGCGGTCGGCGATCCGGACGGTAAGCGGGTGCTGCCGCCACAGATACTGCACGTGCTACTTCCCCGCGCCGACTACGAAATCGACCAGGACAGTTGGGATGTCGTCGGTCTGCGCGGCACCGGGAGCAAAGACCTGATCGTGGCGAACGCGTTCGTCCCCGCCTATCGGACCATCGACGCCGCCAAGGTGTTCGACGGCACCGCGCCCAAGGAAGCGGGGCGCGGCGAAACGCTCTACAACTTCCCGTTCTCGTGCATCTTCCCGCTGGGCATCACCTCCTCGCTCATCGGCATCGCCGAGGGCGCGCTGGCCTGCCATATCGCCGCGCAGAAATCCCGGGTGGCGATCACCGGCGTCCCGATCAAGGACGACCCGTACGTGCTGTACGCGATCGGCGACGCGGCCGCCGAGATCGCGGCGTCGCGGGCCGCGCTCCTCGACACCGTGGACCGGTTCTGGGACATGGTCGAGCAGGGACGCGAGGTGAGCTTCGAATTGCGGGCGATCGGCCGCCGCACCCAGACCGCCGCGGCCTGGCGCGCGGTCCGGGCCGTCGACGAGATCTTCGCCCGCTCGGGCGGCGGTGCGCTACAGATGAAAACACCCCTGCAACGCTTCTGGCGCGACGCGCACGCGGGCCTCTCCCACGCCATCCACGTCCCCGGCTCGATCTTCCACTCCTCAGCCCTCACCCAACTAGGCGGCGAACCCCAAGGCATCCATCGCGCCATGATCTGA
- a CDS encoding ABC transporter permease — MTNLTVAMRLNLRLNYRGLIAAMIAVIGCMYAGVRGLDKMYPTAQERATYASIANTLTSQQALQGPPTALNTLGGIAAFEVGWYVSIAVALVNIIVVVRNTRAQEAWGRLELLRAGRFGAHANSVAVLIVSFLTNVIVGVGSALALIVGGADSGGAVAFGVAFACIGIVFAAIALVAAQLTEHARGAYGIACGVLGLAYVLRALGDTVDSDVLRLLSPLGWAQFIHPFGQVQLWPILLCALASGALFLLAIRIEQIRDYDAGLFRAPPGAPAAGPLTRTALGMVVRAQRAGLAMWVAALFGLGLGFGAAAHDAGEVAQGTQGMLNLLAGFNVDVVDGFLAMSTLLLTLAIAGSTVVGVLQIRSEELAGRADLLLSGTLPKWRFVAMHLAYALGSAVVLLAVTGLGLGTAHALRTGDPGQVSRLLGAALAQLPACIFLAGLGVFLVGLLPRITWLAWVVLAESAVVSILGPSMKLSASTMNVSVFNHVSHLPGVSIDARSSLALTAAGALLALLGAAGFVRRDLD, encoded by the coding sequence ATGACGAACCTGACCGTCGCGATGCGACTGAACCTACGATTGAACTATCGCGGCCTGATCGCCGCGATGATCGCCGTGATCGGGTGCATGTACGCGGGCGTGCGCGGGCTCGACAAGATGTATCCCACGGCCCAGGAGCGCGCGACCTACGCTTCGATCGCGAACACGCTCACGTCGCAGCAAGCGTTGCAGGGCCCGCCGACCGCGCTGAACACGTTGGGCGGCATCGCGGCCTTCGAGGTCGGCTGGTACGTGTCGATCGCCGTCGCGCTGGTCAACATCATCGTGGTCGTGCGCAACACCCGGGCGCAGGAGGCGTGGGGGCGGCTGGAGTTGTTGCGCGCGGGGCGATTCGGCGCGCACGCGAATTCCGTTGCGGTGCTGATCGTTTCCTTCCTCACCAACGTGATCGTCGGCGTCGGCTCCGCGCTCGCGTTGATCGTGGGTGGGGCCGACAGCGGGGGAGCGGTCGCGTTCGGCGTCGCCTTCGCCTGTATCGGCATCGTTTTCGCGGCGATCGCGCTCGTCGCGGCCCAGCTGACCGAGCACGCCCGAGGTGCCTACGGTATCGCCTGCGGTGTGCTGGGGCTGGCCTACGTGCTGCGCGCACTCGGCGACACCGTCGACTCCGATGTGCTGCGGTTGCTGTCCCCGCTGGGCTGGGCGCAGTTCATCCACCCGTTCGGTCAGGTGCAGCTGTGGCCGATCCTGTTGTGCGCGTTGGCCTCCGGTGCGCTGTTCCTGCTGGCGATCCGGATCGAGCAGATCCGCGACTATGACGCCGGACTGTTCCGCGCGCCGCCCGGTGCGCCCGCGGCCGGTCCGCTGACTCGCACCGCCCTCGGCATGGTGGTGCGGGCCCAGCGCGCCGGGCTCGCCATGTGGGTCGCGGCGCTGTTCGGCCTCGGTCTCGGCTTCGGGGCGGCCGCGCACGATGCCGGCGAGGTGGCGCAGGGCACGCAGGGCATGCTGAACCTGCTCGCCGGATTCAATGTCGACGTCGTCGACGGCTTCCTCGCCATGTCGACGCTGCTGCTCACCCTCGCGATCGCCGGGTCGACCGTGGTCGGCGTGCTCCAGATCCGCAGCGAGGAGCTCGCGGGCCGCGCGGACCTGCTGCTGTCCGGCACGTTGCCGAAATGGCGTTTCGTCGCAATGCATCTGGCTTATGCGCTGGGCTCCGCGGTCGTGCTGCTGGCGGTCACCGGACTGGGTCTCGGGACCGCGCACGCGCTGCGGACCGGCGATCCGGGACAGGTGTCCCGGCTGCTCGGCGCCGCGCTCGCGCAGCTGCCCGCCTGTATTTTCCTGGCCGGACTCGGCGTGTTCCTCGTCGGGCTCCTGCCGCGTATCACCTGGCTCGCCTGGGTGGTGCTGGCCGAATCGGCGGTGGTATCCATCCTCGGTCCGTCCATGAAGCTGTCCGCGTCAACCATGAATGTTTCTGTGTTCAACCATGTTTCGCACCTTCCCGGAGTGTCGATCGATGCGCGATCGTCGCTGGCGCTGACAGCCGCCGGCGCGCTGCTCGCACTGCTCGGCGCTGCCGGTTTCGTCCGCAGGGATCTCGATTGA
- a CDS encoding AMP-binding protein, which yields MEDASGSTMSTPTITCAGRVRTQPDAHQRAGRLAAALVDAGVTPGSRVALMLRNDIEFLEVSQAVSACGANAVPINTRWQVPEVAHVLGDSGARLVLAHTEFLDIVEQAAPHEDTTFVEVAMPVELLAALGRDAALATPTGRHPTLEQWIDAQAEPLGRIEGARDDATGLIYTSGTTGRPKGVLRERMTPHQWLSIAGSAAKRMGLTPRGQAVIPGPLYHASPNGIAMLAMRMGTNITIMPRWDAESFLRHVHEHRITQAKVVPTMLSRLLSLPEEVRKRYDVSSLTHLIHSSAPCPPAVKRAAIEWFGDAVLEFYGCAEAGTITWISAQEWLAHPGSVGRPGDGAAAVVVNDAGAPLPVGEVGRVFVRGADYWPKFRYLNTDDDQAPVVPGFFEVGDRGYLDEDGFLYLTGRSSEIIISGGVNIYPAEVENAIMAIPEVEDVAVFGVPHPGDLGEAVAAQVLPRPGTQLTADDVRAALAGQLAAYKVPSLLRIVTELPRDDSGKIYKRRLRAEMSPGG from the coding sequence ATGGAGGATGCTTCTGGCAGCACTATGTCGACACCCACCATCACGTGTGCGGGACGCGTGCGAACACAGCCTGACGCGCACCAGCGCGCGGGGCGGCTCGCGGCAGCGCTCGTCGACGCGGGGGTGACGCCGGGGAGCCGAGTGGCGTTGATGCTGCGCAACGACATCGAGTTCCTCGAGGTGTCGCAGGCGGTCTCGGCGTGCGGGGCGAACGCGGTACCGATCAACACCCGATGGCAGGTGCCCGAGGTCGCCCATGTGCTCGGCGACAGCGGCGCACGGCTGGTCCTCGCGCACACCGAGTTCCTCGATATCGTGGAGCAGGCTGCGCCGCACGAGGATACGACCTTCGTCGAGGTCGCCATGCCCGTCGAGTTGCTCGCCGCGCTCGGCCGCGACGCCGCCCTGGCGACGCCGACGGGCCGGCATCCCACCCTCGAGCAGTGGATCGACGCGCAGGCCGAGCCGCTGGGCCGGATCGAAGGCGCCCGCGACGACGCCACCGGCCTGATCTACACCTCCGGCACCACCGGACGCCCCAAAGGCGTACTGCGCGAACGGATGACACCGCACCAGTGGCTGTCCATCGCGGGCAGCGCGGCGAAGCGGATGGGCCTCACGCCGCGCGGGCAGGCCGTGATCCCCGGCCCGCTCTATCACGCCAGCCCGAACGGGATCGCGATGCTCGCGATGCGCATGGGCACCAACATCACGATCATGCCGCGCTGGGACGCCGAAAGTTTCCTGCGCCACGTGCACGAGCACCGCATCACGCAGGCAAAAGTGGTGCCCACCATGCTGTCTCGACTGCTGTCGCTGCCCGAAGAGGTGCGCAAGCGCTACGACGTCTCCAGCCTGACCCACCTCATCCACTCCTCCGCGCCGTGCCCGCCCGCCGTGAAGCGCGCCGCGATCGAGTGGTTCGGCGACGCGGTGCTCGAGTTCTACGGGTGCGCGGAAGCAGGCACGATCACCTGGATTTCGGCGCAGGAATGGCTGGCCCATCCGGGTAGCGTCGGGCGGCCGGGCGACGGCGCCGCCGCCGTGGTGGTGAACGACGCGGGCGCGCCGCTGCCGGTGGGCGAGGTCGGCCGGGTCTTCGTGCGCGGTGCCGACTACTGGCCGAAGTTCCGCTACCTCAACACCGACGACGACCAGGCCCCCGTGGTGCCCGGCTTCTTCGAAGTCGGCGACCGCGGTTACCTCGACGAGGACGGATTCCTCTATCTCACCGGGCGTTCCAGCGAGATCATCATCTCCGGCGGGGTGAACATCTATCCCGCCGAGGTGGAGAACGCGATCATGGCCATCCCCGAGGTCGAGGACGTCGCGGTATTCGGCGTGCCGCACCCCGGCGATCTCGGCGAAGCGGTGGCCGCGCAGGTCCTCCCGCGGCCGGGCACGCAGCTCACCGCGGACGATGTGCGTGCGGCACTCGCCGGACAACTGGCCGCCTACAAGGTGCCGAGCCTGCTGCGCATCGTGACCGAACTCCCGCGCGACGATTCCGGCAAGATCTACAAACGCCGGCTCCGAGCGGAGATGTCGCCGGGCGGTTAA